The following proteins come from a genomic window of Myroides odoratus DSM 2801:
- a CDS encoding PAAR-like protein has protein sequence MKNDHRITVGLSDQDAPMQPIPSNDSVQAQYVVCKGATCSCDGNPSAKGTLMVTSQKKYSINDKGADKLVATVEDTAFEEGIAPFITCSYKKGTDKTCTYAAQGNWMVPNNTKFPEVAGKAILTETGSLCCTLGGTLTFMTHGQTVDVDGDEVQEVEDAFVDMRVINVLLSYEELPLEEQKYPEEYVSDVAQLECIPSEDVVLTPMSEGNTRAFYVLKGQFVEFSATTKVNTADPHKRRGENISWGLTEILEDGVFTARHSSISKTYKLPPADQEKVLYQGYKRVANPFGFVFTKSGHYIIDASSREKIAGTTWSYYKDQYCYIQVVDQASILALRLSVVDQAILVGEEVILTVTSDLPLSPAVLSTLTIVVCSVAKTGEESLEYIYRDAAIELINGSKRYTQKANKLEAKFKCVNSGLFRMKVLQDGQELTAFTQTIGVVEYKILAIESVEGRIRRGSIAVFRAILKRGGRLDTAKINWRLQSPKGRTYEVSEVGVTHEFEFKEVGTYTLQCFYGNQISFYQEKVEKKIEVLDNEIEGVTLRNAVVKEEGKNYVVFVNQGIVININMPLDYSYEAVIPDISAWSSVLNFHTSKEEAFAYIAQSKSKKDPLLLYGISYMSKGANQIKGTIKIGNRITKIIGATPVYFTGSTAELALTLADEGMYFLSIQLGQSTPVEVVLNSCKGKIKQWFFHDGQQKTTRLGYKQIFGIAATVEGWANKKGKLHIWWDNRTNGETILKYFQTDATIEKERHHLIYSQDVTFDCNGVLNKTIGVDSAFWKNLQQVVDQQQAKDKIFNFYFTLSEVEVSCENQNEAVYHTEFRKGHVFPNQSMSSGSYAILADQPYCVGHFVDKDKKELEAIVQYTDQTSIALHLYKGFERETDQTIYEIHLYENQTGEDKFIECYNVVGHETEIVNYIQLPTSSAVYGSSTHEQDKGNKKNPRLFYFILYQWRGEHQEEFNQLKGQPPKRRSTYSAGSLLAPIRMYPENLGVKHKNDDSIIELEDEDEGKYIAELKNKKVAKKQKQVLNQERMGTALKGITPGSKSFNQTVAPFVQIHEQLEQEIKAIDLEIKTLSEYKARIKRNNAKISAEKKGVKNYFKQLKLAIDPIFNEVQNRNKKRVPVKVEGGIAQGKTTGNYTTCPRCNAAVRGLIKDKKSEHETALEEIFPKSKKEVLTQVADAYTKYMNEFKMNTCWNKAHFFAQTFVETGEILNVKEENLNYTARVLANGKENLAGSVWIKGDVEGKESGYYIDETDMHKRKKQRQRSIVFKYFIENKDDASKYGRKDLDSWGDNGIQKANQKMIANLAYGPTTAKGKELGNSEVEDGWRFKGRGFIQITGRVNYQYSNHFTERLAGKNIMTDEGVKLLATDIEVATIACMAYWAHPDRKLQYHSNLESDTDRISKGIGTNVDYKGKKTAFTDTTSKLFKTEGCTFSYFPDYGDGVLEKMKRYAEEGKKYKQDNNRISLKYKDINEVDCSEFVCIYLHLLGVTKDVAWLTTVDMVSEGAFMKNSSYKKLLNDECSIEHVDGKDDIFDSNFVPQQGDFFVWRRDVLEGGDGHTGIVYAYDKTTKIVTILEAVGALGSSDMDTHINTKFKDLSDKERRKKRTDKLENNKTRVSYYKLKGEALHTHVGWKGYFRPKGYSKTL, from the coding sequence ATGAAAAATGATCATAGAATTACTGTAGGACTATCCGATCAAGATGCTCCAATGCAGCCTATTCCCTCCAATGACAGTGTACAAGCACAATATGTGGTTTGTAAAGGTGCTACCTGTAGTTGTGATGGGAATCCTTCAGCCAAGGGAACCTTGATGGTAACTTCTCAAAAGAAGTACAGCATCAATGATAAGGGTGCCGACAAACTAGTCGCTACGGTTGAAGATACTGCGTTTGAAGAAGGTATTGCTCCTTTTATTACGTGTAGTTATAAAAAGGGCACGGATAAAACTTGTACCTACGCTGCTCAAGGGAATTGGATGGTACCTAATAATACCAAATTTCCAGAAGTAGCAGGTAAAGCTATCCTCACAGAAACTGGATCGTTGTGCTGTACCCTTGGCGGGACGTTGACTTTTATGACCCATGGTCAAACTGTCGATGTAGATGGTGATGAGGTACAAGAAGTAGAAGATGCTTTTGTTGATATGCGTGTGATTAATGTTTTGCTGAGTTATGAGGAACTTCCACTAGAAGAACAAAAATACCCCGAAGAATATGTCAGTGATGTAGCTCAACTAGAATGTATACCCAGTGAGGATGTTGTACTAACCCCAATGAGCGAAGGGAATACTCGTGCTTTCTATGTATTGAAAGGACAATTTGTCGAGTTTAGCGCCACGACAAAGGTCAACACAGCGGATCCACACAAGCGAAGAGGAGAAAATATCAGCTGGGGACTTACCGAAATACTAGAGGATGGAGTGTTTACAGCAAGACACAGTTCAATTTCGAAGACTTATAAACTCCCTCCAGCAGATCAAGAGAAGGTGTTGTATCAAGGGTATAAACGCGTGGCTAATCCCTTTGGTTTTGTCTTTACCAAAAGTGGCCACTATATTATAGATGCGAGCTCCCGAGAGAAAATTGCAGGCACAACCTGGTCTTATTATAAAGATCAATACTGTTATATTCAGGTCGTGGATCAAGCGAGTATCCTAGCCCTTCGTTTAAGCGTTGTTGATCAAGCTATTCTTGTTGGAGAGGAGGTTATACTTACTGTGACTAGTGATCTTCCTTTATCACCAGCAGTGCTAAGCACCCTGACTATAGTGGTGTGTTCTGTTGCTAAAACAGGTGAAGAATCTCTGGAGTATATCTATCGCGATGCTGCAATTGAACTTATCAATGGCAGTAAACGCTATACCCAAAAAGCCAATAAGTTAGAGGCAAAGTTCAAGTGTGTAAATTCAGGATTGTTTCGAATGAAAGTGTTACAAGACGGACAGGAATTAACGGCGTTCACGCAAACGATTGGAGTAGTGGAGTACAAAATTTTAGCGATTGAATCCGTAGAGGGCCGTATTCGCCGAGGAAGCATCGCTGTGTTTCGAGCTATTCTAAAGCGTGGAGGCCGGTTAGATACAGCTAAAATAAATTGGAGACTACAAAGTCCTAAAGGAAGAACTTATGAAGTGAGTGAAGTTGGCGTTACCCATGAATTTGAATTTAAAGAAGTAGGCACTTATACCTTACAGTGTTTTTATGGGAATCAAATTTCTTTTTATCAAGAGAAGGTGGAGAAAAAGATTGAAGTACTAGACAATGAAATAGAAGGTGTCACGCTGAGGAATGCTGTAGTAAAAGAAGAAGGGAAAAATTACGTTGTTTTTGTCAATCAGGGTATTGTAATTAATATAAACATGCCTTTAGATTATAGCTATGAGGCTGTAATACCTGATATTTCAGCTTGGAGTAGTGTATTGAATTTCCATACATCCAAAGAAGAAGCTTTCGCTTATATCGCTCAGAGTAAAAGTAAAAAAGATCCTTTGTTGCTCTATGGCATCTCTTATATGAGCAAAGGCGCTAATCAAATCAAAGGAACCATAAAAATAGGAAATAGGATAACAAAGATAATAGGCGCTACGCCTGTTTACTTTACAGGTAGTACCGCAGAGTTGGCGCTCACCTTGGCTGATGAAGGAATGTATTTTTTGAGCATTCAGCTGGGGCAAAGTACTCCTGTTGAGGTGGTTTTAAACAGCTGTAAAGGCAAAATAAAACAGTGGTTTTTTCACGATGGCCAACAGAAAACAACGCGGCTAGGCTATAAGCAAATTTTTGGCATCGCTGCAACAGTAGAGGGATGGGCAAATAAGAAGGGCAAACTTCACATCTGGTGGGACAACCGCACCAATGGAGAAACCATCTTAAAGTACTTTCAGACAGATGCAACCATCGAAAAGGAGCGACACCACTTAATCTATAGCCAAGACGTTACTTTTGATTGCAATGGTGTACTAAATAAAACGATTGGGGTTGACTCAGCCTTTTGGAAGAATTTGCAGCAGGTAGTTGACCAACAACAAGCCAAAGATAAAATCTTTAATTTTTACTTTACCCTCTCTGAGGTAGAAGTGTCTTGTGAGAATCAAAATGAAGCGGTATACCACACTGAATTTCGAAAGGGTCATGTATTTCCCAATCAAAGTATGTCTTCGGGGAGCTACGCTATTTTAGCGGATCAGCCGTATTGTGTTGGGCATTTTGTCGATAAGGACAAGAAAGAGTTAGAAGCAATTGTTCAGTATACAGATCAGACTTCTATTGCGCTTCATCTCTATAAAGGTTTTGAACGGGAAACAGATCAGACCATCTATGAAATCCACCTCTACGAGAATCAAACTGGAGAGGACAAATTCATTGAGTGCTATAATGTAGTGGGACATGAAACGGAAATTGTCAATTACATTCAACTTCCTACCTCAAGTGCTGTGTATGGATCATCTACGCATGAGCAAGACAAAGGCAATAAGAAAAATCCTCGTTTGTTTTACTTTATTCTCTACCAATGGCGAGGAGAGCACCAAGAGGAGTTCAATCAACTAAAGGGACAACCGCCGAAAAGGAGAAGTACGTATAGTGCTGGTAGTTTACTCGCTCCAATTAGGATGTATCCTGAGAATTTAGGAGTTAAGCACAAGAATGACGATAGTATCATTGAACTAGAGGATGAAGATGAAGGGAAATATATCGCAGAACTGAAGAACAAGAAAGTTGCTAAGAAGCAGAAACAAGTTCTCAATCAAGAACGCATGGGAACCGCTTTAAAAGGAATAACCCCAGGAAGTAAATCTTTCAATCAAACAGTGGCTCCCTTTGTACAAATCCACGAACAACTTGAACAAGAAATCAAGGCGATTGATCTTGAAATAAAAACGTTATCTGAATACAAGGCCCGAATAAAACGCAATAATGCTAAGATCAGTGCGGAAAAAAAAGGAGTAAAAAACTACTTTAAACAGCTCAAGTTAGCTATTGATCCGATCTTTAATGAGGTACAGAATAGGAATAAAAAGAGGGTACCGGTGAAGGTGGAGGGGGGAATTGCTCAAGGGAAAACAACTGGAAATTATACTACTTGTCCGAGGTGTAACGCAGCTGTCAGAGGACTAATTAAAGATAAAAAGAGTGAACATGAAACAGCATTAGAGGAGATATTTCCAAAATCAAAGAAAGAAGTTCTAACTCAAGTAGCAGATGCCTATACAAAGTATATGAATGAATTTAAAATGAATACTTGTTGGAATAAAGCACATTTCTTTGCTCAAACATTTGTTGAGACAGGAGAAATACTGAATGTAAAAGAAGAAAATTTAAATTATACAGCAAGGGTATTAGCAAATGGAAAAGAAAATTTAGCTGGTTCAGTATGGATTAAGGGAGATGTTGAAGGGAAAGAAAGTGGCTATTATATAGATGAAACAGATATGCATAAAAGGAAGAAACAGAGGCAAAGAAGTATTGTGTTTAAATATTTTATAGAAAATAAGGATGATGCATCTAAATATGGGAGAAAAGATTTAGACAGTTGGGGAGATAATGGAATTCAAAAAGCAAATCAAAAGATGATAGCTAATTTGGCTTATGGCCCTACAACGGCTAAGGGAAAAGAATTAGGTAATAGTGAGGTAGAGGATGGATGGCGTTTTAAAGGTCGAGGTTTTATTCAGATAACGGGGAGAGTTAATTATCAATATAGTAATCACTTTACGGAGCGTCTAGCGGGCAAAAATATAATGACAGATGAGGGAGTTAAGCTATTAGCAACAGATATTGAGGTTGCTACTATCGCTTGTATGGCGTATTGGGCTCATCCTGATAGAAAGCTACAGTATCATTCTAATTTAGAAAGTGATACAGATAGAATCTCTAAGGGAATAGGAACAAATGTTGATTATAAAGGAAAGAAAACTGCCTTTACTGATACAACATCTAAACTATTTAAAACAGAGGGATGTACTTTTTCCTATTTCCCTGATTATGGAGATGGGGTATTGGAGAAAATGAAGCGATATGCAGAAGAGGGGAAAAAATACAAACAAGACAATAATCGAATAAGTTTAAAGTATAAGGATATCAATGAGGTTGATTGCTCCGAATTTGTTTGTATTTACCTTCATTTATTGGGTGTCACTAAAGATGTCGCCTGGTTAACTACTGTAGATATGGTTTCTGAAGGAGCTTTCATGAAAAATAGCAGTTATAAAAAATTACTAAACGATGAATGTAGTATTGAACATGTCGATGGTAAAGATGATATTTTTGATTCAAATTTTGTACCTCAACAAGGGGATTTTTTTGTGTGGAGGAGAGATGTGTTAGAAGGAGGTGATGGGCATACGGGAATCGTATATGCCTATGATAAGACTACGAAAATAGTTACTATACTAGAAGCAGTAGGGGCTTTGGGAAGCAGTGATATGGATACACATATCAAT
- a CDS encoding type VI secretion system Vgr family protein, translating into MKDMFSTYTESTEDSLFSTKPLNNNSNATAIAKHYIPGIHQLVDVKFIVEGKELINYKNFELIQSTQTHHSFVVSFSPDCLGNKETYQMEEAQELLGKNLLVSIRYKHLVDKPERFFSGVIMQVSFDQDHGNEGYLILKGNSPTILLDQAPHMQSFGGTAPVSLDDIVNEILNQGYHQNRFFQSEIKLSRGIRTAYSCQYNETAYNYLARLAAMYGEQFFYDGEILHFGELPIGAPPISLVYGRDVSQVEIRMQARHVNRDFYGYNSFNDEHLHAETETDLDVKGTLAKSSYALSKEIFKAPSLQQAPLNASTDQDVLYAQRGVIGNEGIQVFVTTGVTTIPFLYPGCVVELNMLHPNKKVSRHFTTLVITDIEHTVDALGQYTGKFKAVDAQTGYMPQSFFTMPITEQQIGTVVNNEDPQGKGRVQVQFNWQDNSQQTDFIRVMSGDAGSSPAVKRNRGMVFIPEKGDQVMVGFVNNHPDRPFVLGSLFHGGTAAGGGSNNQIKSIQTRSGHTLKFTEEESIEIFDASGNCIVLDTTGKSITVSAPENILLTAKNIQFQASDNISATAGENIVLQAEHNIEQTAGSGFSLTAKDSYTQISARTSLETKEYFVTSKVGRIEATADNLQLSSSFEVEVLSTKKVKMF; encoded by the coding sequence ATGAAGGATATGTTTTCAACATATACGGAATCGACAGAGGATTCTTTGTTTTCTACTAAACCTCTCAATAATAATAGTAATGCAACAGCAATAGCCAAACACTATATACCAGGAATACATCAATTAGTAGATGTCAAGTTTATAGTAGAAGGGAAGGAGCTGATTAATTATAAAAACTTTGAACTTATACAAAGTACACAGACCCATCATTCGTTTGTGGTATCGTTTAGTCCCGATTGCTTGGGAAACAAAGAAACGTATCAGATGGAAGAAGCCCAAGAATTATTGGGTAAAAATCTTTTGGTTTCTATTCGCTACAAGCATTTGGTAGACAAACCTGAGCGCTTTTTTTCAGGGGTTATTATGCAAGTAAGCTTTGACCAAGACCATGGAAATGAAGGATATTTGATTCTCAAAGGCAATAGTCCGACTATTCTTTTGGATCAAGCTCCCCATATGCAGAGTTTTGGAGGGACAGCTCCTGTTTCATTGGATGATATTGTCAATGAAATTCTCAATCAAGGGTATCATCAGAATCGATTTTTCCAGTCTGAAATAAAATTATCTAGGGGGATTCGTACGGCCTATAGTTGTCAGTATAATGAAACGGCCTATAATTATTTGGCGCGTTTAGCTGCTATGTATGGGGAACAGTTTTTTTATGATGGAGAAATTCTTCATTTTGGAGAGTTACCTATTGGAGCTCCTCCCATTTCTCTAGTTTATGGACGTGATGTTAGTCAGGTCGAAATACGCATGCAAGCCCGTCATGTCAATCGTGATTTTTATGGATATAACAGTTTTAATGATGAGCACTTACATGCTGAAACTGAAACGGATTTGGATGTAAAAGGCACGTTGGCTAAGTCATCTTATGCGCTATCCAAAGAAATTTTTAAAGCTCCTTCTTTGCAACAAGCTCCATTGAACGCCTCCACAGATCAAGATGTTTTATACGCACAACGAGGAGTAATTGGCAATGAAGGAATTCAGGTATTTGTCACGACAGGAGTCACAACGATTCCTTTTTTATATCCGGGGTGTGTAGTGGAATTAAACATGCTGCACCCCAATAAAAAAGTGAGTCGCCATTTTACAACTTTAGTTATTACGGATATTGAACATACTGTAGATGCTTTAGGGCAATATACTGGAAAGTTTAAAGCAGTAGATGCACAAACAGGGTATATGCCACAGTCTTTTTTTACTATGCCAATTACGGAGCAACAAATAGGTACCGTAGTTAACAATGAAGATCCTCAAGGAAAAGGACGGGTACAAGTGCAGTTTAACTGGCAAGATAATAGTCAACAAACCGATTTCATTCGCGTAATGAGTGGAGATGCAGGGAGTAGTCCTGCAGTCAAAAGAAATCGCGGTATGGTTTTTATTCCAGAAAAGGGTGATCAAGTCATGGTTGGTTTTGTCAATAATCACCCAGATCGTCCTTTTGTTCTAGGAAGTTTATTTCACGGTGGAACTGCTGCTGGCGGTGGATCAAATAACCAGATTAAGAGTATTCAAACGCGTAGTGGCCATACACTAAAGTTTACAGAAGAGGAATCCATCGAGATTTTCGACGCCAGTGGAAATTGTATCGTACTTGATACTACTGGAAAAAGCATTACAGTATCCGCACCAGAAAATATCCTCCTTACGGCGAAAAATATTCAATTTCAGGCCAGTGACAATATCTCAGCTACTGCAGGTGAGAATATTGTTTTACAAGCAGAACACAATATAGAACAGACCGCTGGTAGTGGGTTTAGTCTAACGGCTAAAGATAGTTATACCCAGATCAGTGCTCGAACAAGTTTAGAAACCAAAGAGTATTTCGTAACAAGTAAAGTAGGTCGAATAGAGGCAACCGCTGATAACTTACAACTATCCTCCAGTTTTGAAGTAGAAGTGCTTAGTACTAAAAAAGTAAAAATGTTTTAA
- a CDS encoding SLC13 family permease translates to MEFDYFDQIRKIRTGIRFYSELLIEASWNVWNIKTRVGIFFFSLLLAFLGTYFLTPDVFSEAQKYTFFILIFSILLWATEAIPPFAVGIMIIGFLVYTMGNIEGATISPQEISSTWSDSVIWIFLGGFFLSEGMRKTNLDLSLFKKTIAIFGSNPNKLVLGIILVTSVLSLIISNTATAAMVLASVMPLIEREGKDSPMSKAILISIPAAATFAGMISMVSTPPNLIVVDVLKTKGFTVNFTQWLFLGLVPAVILLAGFWWAVVKKYTSKVKGLDVSFVNQALEMTNSMRLQRLAVIVILVITVGMWMFGTKYHIPTAGAAMLPIMFLPMLGIITAEDVRKLPWDTLMLVAGGLSLGIAIKELLAPYYSQFLAGAEFNVVMMMIVFAVITVLFSNIMSSTATATILINIAAIVLPADQLLPVGLVVGLCASCGLFLPVSTPPNAIVFGTGMLKQKDFRLGGMFGAFVGTIVIILWVLFLQEFTNFFEYLK, encoded by the coding sequence ATGGAATTTGATTACTTTGACCAGATTCGAAAAATACGAACTGGGATTCGCTTTTATAGTGAATTGTTAATAGAAGCCTCTTGGAATGTATGGAATATCAAAACACGTGTTGGTATTTTTTTCTTTTCCTTACTCCTTGCTTTTCTTGGTACTTATTTCTTGACGCCAGATGTTTTTTCTGAGGCACAGAAGTATACCTTTTTTATTCTGATATTCTCAATTTTACTATGGGCTACTGAGGCGATTCCGCCTTTTGCTGTGGGAATCATGATTATTGGTTTCTTAGTTTATACGATGGGAAATATAGAAGGAGCCACCATCTCTCCACAAGAGATTTCCTCTACCTGGTCTGATAGTGTTATCTGGATTTTCTTAGGAGGGTTTTTCCTCAGTGAAGGAATGCGAAAAACCAACCTCGATTTATCCTTATTTAAAAAGACGATTGCCATATTTGGCTCGAATCCCAATAAATTAGTACTCGGAATTATCTTAGTTACTTCGGTATTATCACTGATTATTTCAAATACTGCTACGGCTGCGATGGTTTTGGCTTCAGTTATGCCTTTAATTGAAAGAGAAGGAAAGGATTCTCCTATGTCTAAAGCCATTTTAATTAGTATTCCCGCCGCTGCAACTTTTGCAGGAATGATCAGTATGGTTTCTACTCCTCCTAATTTAATCGTTGTAGATGTGTTGAAAACCAAAGGCTTTACCGTAAACTTTACGCAATGGTTATTTTTAGGATTAGTTCCTGCAGTAATCTTATTAGCTGGGTTTTGGTGGGCAGTAGTGAAAAAATACACTTCAAAAGTGAAGGGGTTAGATGTATCTTTTGTCAATCAAGCGTTGGAAATGACGAATAGTATGCGCTTACAGCGTTTAGCTGTCATTGTAATTTTGGTGATAACCGTTGGTATGTGGATGTTTGGAACAAAGTACCATATTCCTACAGCAGGGGCAGCCATGCTACCTATTATGTTCTTGCCAATGTTGGGAATCATCACAGCAGAAGATGTCCGTAAATTACCGTGGGATACCCTGATGCTTGTAGCAGGAGGTTTATCGCTGGGGATTGCAATTAAAGAGTTATTGGCTCCTTATTACTCCCAGTTTTTAGCAGGTGCGGAATTTAATGTGGTAATGATGATGATTGTCTTTGCAGTTATTACGGTTTTATTTTCCAATATTATGAGTAGTACCGCAACGGCAACGATTTTAATTAATATTGCTGCCATTGTATTACCTGCAGATCAATTATTACCTGTAGGGTTAGTTGTGGGACTGTGTGCATCTTGTGGATTGTTTTTACCCGTTTCTACTCCGCCAAATGCTATTGTCTTTGGTACCGGTATGTTGAAACAAAAAGATTTTAGGTTAGGAGGTATGTTCGGTGCTTTTGTCGGAACGATTGTTATTATTCTATGGGTGCTGTTCCTACAAGAATTCACTAATTTTTTTGAGTACTTAAAGTAA
- a CDS encoding outer membrane beta-barrel family protein has product MIRIVVLFFLLMMSILVQGQSSTVLRKGKVVDAKQEELAFVTVLLKDEEGRVVTSFYTDDKGEYQVDSKENFSVIEFQYVGFQSQVFPLTEGLPAIVHLVEDNALLEEVVITAKRPTIKREIDRLVFNVQDTPLATTNAWDIVKQTPGVNAIGDNLSIRGSQSILVTINDKKVMLSGDQLKSLLEGTDGTQVEAIEVITNPPAKYEAQGNAVLNIKLKKNNLFGYKGSIGERFKQTTYAYNTLSTQHTYTGEKINVSGSYSFGNGTGVRYNEDNVFYENGERWSSVMTRKNKIKGQHSFQAEMDIKIDTTLTLTFGGNGYINEKSKGDYEIPTSIYNPENIIESSYTTLNKKRSNMDTYTGYALVEKKFSSSKNLLWSSYFTYDNEKDNQDVLTKLNFKDQPEDQRFFGTKDRQRTRLAVSGLDYSVDKESTKWELGGKYSIVKATYLLDFFDGEVDDFSHNSEKSNVFDYQEINWAGYTSVTKQWKKWQAKVGLRGEYTGIQTRSTGMGTNNQSYFKLFPTAYVKYDLTDQQQLSLSYSKRIDRPSYSWMNPAKSYYNLFSYFQGDPDLKAAISHNFSLNYTFDQLNIEFFYNKEIHPSMEISYQEDATNMLIYHYTNIDKRQLIGMVANYSYQILPRWSISSFLYLQQQEDYFYGVDKELHKNDAFVFGGRLNTTVNLDKENNWKAMLTYNFYTPTVQGSFKISGYQRTDFIMSREFNQKKWSANLYVYNIFGSDRQIIKTQYANQYNYFKDYMDTQGVAIGLRYNLGNQKVKYSSKELDMQEKDRL; this is encoded by the coding sequence ATGATACGTATTGTTGTATTGTTTTTCCTATTGATGATGAGTATACTCGTTCAGGGACAGTCATCTACAGTTTTGAGGAAAGGTAAAGTAGTCGATGCTAAACAAGAGGAATTAGCTTTTGTTACCGTGTTATTAAAAGATGAGGAGGGACGTGTTGTTACTTCTTTTTATACGGATGACAAGGGAGAATATCAAGTTGATTCAAAAGAAAATTTTAGTGTAATAGAATTTCAGTATGTTGGTTTTCAATCTCAAGTATTCCCTTTGACGGAAGGATTGCCTGCAATTGTCCATTTAGTTGAAGATAATGCCCTTTTAGAGGAAGTCGTTATCACAGCAAAAAGACCAACAATCAAACGCGAAATTGATCGTTTAGTGTTTAATGTACAAGATACGCCTTTGGCGACCACAAATGCGTGGGATATTGTCAAACAAACTCCAGGCGTCAATGCAATTGGAGATAACTTGAGTATCAGAGGGAGCCAAAGTATTTTGGTTACGATTAATGATAAGAAAGTAATGCTTTCAGGGGATCAATTGAAATCACTATTGGAGGGAACTGATGGTACACAAGTAGAAGCAATCGAAGTAATTACCAATCCACCAGCAAAATACGAAGCTCAAGGAAATGCAGTGCTTAATATTAAGCTAAAAAAGAATAATCTATTCGGATATAAAGGGAGTATTGGCGAACGTTTCAAGCAAACGACGTATGCCTATAATACGCTGAGTACACAACATACCTATACAGGAGAAAAAATCAATGTTTCGGGAAGTTACTCTTTTGGCAATGGTACTGGAGTGCGTTACAATGAAGATAATGTGTTTTATGAAAATGGAGAGCGATGGAGTAGTGTAATGACACGTAAAAACAAAATCAAAGGACAACATAGTTTTCAAGCGGAAATGGATATCAAAATAGATACCACATTGACACTTACATTTGGAGGAAATGGTTATATCAATGAAAAAAGTAAAGGAGATTATGAGATTCCGACTTCAATTTATAATCCAGAAAATATAATCGAATCATCGTATACCACGCTCAATAAGAAACGATCAAATATGGATACCTATACAGGATATGCATTAGTGGAAAAGAAATTCAGTTCTTCAAAAAATTTGCTATGGTCCTCTTATTTTACGTATGATAATGAGAAAGACAATCAAGATGTACTGACAAAATTAAACTTCAAAGATCAACCTGAAGATCAGCGTTTCTTTGGTACCAAAGACAGACAGCGTACGCGTTTGGCGGTTTCAGGTCTTGACTATAGTGTAGATAAGGAATCGACAAAATGGGAGTTAGGAGGAAAGTACAGCATTGTAAAAGCAACGTATTTATTAGACTTTTTTGATGGAGAAGTAGACGATTTTTCCCATAACTCAGAGAAAAGTAATGTTTTTGACTACCAAGAAATTAATTGGGCGGGCTATACCTCTGTGACAAAACAGTGGAAGAAATGGCAAGCAAAAGTGGGGTTGAGAGGAGAATATACGGGTATTCAAACCAGAAGTACAGGAATGGGAACCAATAATCAATCGTATTTTAAATTATTTCCGACAGCGTATGTAAAGTATGACCTCACAGATCAACAACAATTGAGTTTGTCGTATAGTAAACGCATTGATCGCCCTTCTTATTCATGGATGAACCCAGCGAAAAGCTACTATAATTTATTCTCTTACTTTCAGGGAGATCCTGATTTGAAAGCAGCGATTAGCCATAACTTTAGTTTGAATTATACCTTTGATCAATTGAATATTGAATTCTTCTACAATAAAGAGATTCATCCGTCCATGGAAATTTCATATCAAGAAGATGCAACAAATATGTTGATTTATCATTATACCAATATTGATAAACGCCAATTAATAGGGATGGTTGCCAACTATTCCTATCAGATTTTACCCCGTTGGTCTATTAGCTCTTTTCTCTATTTACAACAACAGGAAGATTATTTCTATGGAGTAGATAAAGAGTTACATAAAAATGATGCCTTTGTCTTTGGAGGTCGATTGAATACAACGGTAAATCTGGATAAAGAAAACAATTGGAAGGCGATGTTGACCTATAATTTTTACACGCCAACGGTACAAGGTTCTTTCAAAATTAGCGGTTATCAACGCACTGATTTTATTATGAGTCGAGAGTTTAATCAGAAGAAATGGTCCGCGAATTTATATGTCTATAATATATTTGGAAGTGACCGACAGATTATTAAAACACAATATGCTAATCAGTATAATTATTTCAAAGATTATATGGATACACAAGGAGTTGCCATTGGATTGCGCTATAATTTGGGGAATCAAAAGGTAAAATACAGCAGTAAAGAACTGGATATGCAAGAAAAAGATCGCTTGTAA